Proteins co-encoded in one Pseudomonas beijingensis genomic window:
- a CDS encoding ABC transporter substrate-binding protein — MSQTFYKKGFLALAVATALGVSAFAQADVKFGVAGPMTGANAAFGEQYMKGAQAAADAVNAAGGVNGEKIVLVKGDDACEPKQAVTVAKDLTNQKVAGVVGHFCSSSTIPASEIYDEAGIIAITPGSTNPAVTERGLSAMFRMCGRDDQQGIVAGDYIVDVLKGKKVVVLHDKDTYGQGLADATKAQLAKRGVTPVLYEGLTRGEKDFSTIVTKIRGAGADVVYFGGLHPEAGPLVRQLREQGLKDVKFMSDDGIVTDELVTTAGGPQFVDGVLMTFGADPRLLPDSKAVVDAFRAKGTEPEGYTLYAYASVQTLAAAFNGAKKNDGEAAAKWLKANPVKTVMGEKTWDAKGDLKVSDYVVYQWDKDGKYHQLEKQK; from the coding sequence ATGTCCCAGACGTTTTACAAGAAAGGTTTCCTGGCCCTCGCAGTGGCAACTGCGTTGGGTGTTTCTGCGTTTGCTCAAGCTGATGTGAAATTTGGTGTGGCGGGGCCGATGACTGGTGCCAACGCGGCATTTGGCGAGCAGTATATGAAGGGGGCGCAGGCAGCGGCCGATGCGGTCAACGCGGCGGGTGGCGTGAACGGCGAGAAGATCGTACTGGTCAAGGGCGATGACGCCTGCGAACCGAAACAGGCTGTTACCGTGGCCAAGGACCTGACCAACCAGAAAGTGGCGGGCGTGGTCGGTCACTTCTGCTCCTCGTCGACCATTCCGGCTTCCGAGATCTACGACGAAGCAGGCATCATCGCAATCACCCCGGGTTCGACCAACCCGGCTGTTACCGAGCGCGGCCTGAGCGCCATGTTCCGCATGTGCGGGCGTGATGACCAGCAGGGCATCGTCGCCGGCGACTACATTGTCGACGTGCTCAAGGGCAAGAAAGTCGTTGTGCTGCATGACAAGGACACCTACGGCCAGGGCCTGGCGGATGCGACCAAGGCTCAACTGGCCAAGCGCGGCGTGACGCCAGTGCTGTATGAAGGCCTGACCCGTGGTGAAAAAGACTTCAGCACCATCGTCACCAAGATCCGCGGCGCCGGCGCCGACGTCGTCTACTTCGGCGGTCTGCATCCGGAAGCCGGTCCCCTGGTTCGTCAACTGCGTGAGCAAGGCCTCAAAGACGTCAAGTTCATGTCCGACGACGGTATCGTGACCGACGAGCTGGTCACCACCGCTGGCGGCCCGCAATTTGTCGATGGCGTGCTGATGACCTTCGGTGCCGACCCACGCCTGCTGCCAGACAGCAAGGCTGTAGTGGATGCATTCCGTGCCAAGGGCACTGAGCCGGAAGGCTACACCCTGTACGCCTACGCTTCGGTTCAGACCCTCGCGGCGGCCTTTAATGGCGCCAAGAAAAACGATGGCGAAGCTGCGGCCAAGTGGCTCAAGGCTAACCCAGTCAAGACCGTGATGGGCGAGAAGACCTGGGACGCCAAGGGCGACCTGAAAGTCTCCGACTACGTGGTTTACCAGTGGGACAAGGACGGCAAATACCACCAGCTGGAAAAACAGAAGTAA
- a CDS encoding ABC transporter permease subunit: protein MDGIFLQQLVNGLTLGSVYGLIAIGYTMVYGIIGMINFAHGEVYMISAYLAAISLALLAYFGIESFPLLMLGTLIFTIVVTAVYGWVIERVAYKPLRNSTRLAPLISAIGISLILQNYAQIAQGAKQQGVPTLLTGAWRVEVGTGFVQLTYTKVFILIAAFAGMALLTYIIKYTKLGRMCRATQQDRKMASILGINTDRVISYVFIIGAAMAALAGVLITMNYGTFDFYAGFIIGIKAFTAAVLGGIGSLPGAMLGGIILGISESLFSGLVNSDYKDVFSFSLLVLVLVFRPQGLLGRPLVSKV, encoded by the coding sequence ATGGATGGTATTTTCCTGCAGCAACTGGTCAACGGCCTGACCCTCGGGTCGGTCTATGGCCTGATCGCCATCGGCTACACAATGGTCTATGGCATCATCGGCATGATCAACTTCGCCCATGGCGAGGTTTACATGATCTCTGCGTACCTCGCGGCGATCAGTCTGGCTCTGCTGGCATACTTCGGTATTGAATCCTTTCCCCTGCTGATGCTCGGTACGCTGATCTTCACCATCGTCGTCACGGCGGTGTATGGCTGGGTCATCGAACGTGTCGCCTACAAACCCCTGCGTAACTCCACCCGCCTGGCACCGCTGATCAGCGCCATCGGTATTTCGCTGATCCTGCAAAACTATGCACAGATCGCCCAGGGTGCGAAGCAACAAGGCGTCCCAACCCTGCTGACTGGGGCTTGGCGCGTCGAAGTCGGCACAGGATTCGTGCAACTGACTTACACCAAGGTTTTCATTCTGATCGCAGCGTTTGCGGGGATGGCCCTGCTGACCTACATCATCAAGTACACCAAGCTGGGCCGCATGTGCCGCGCGACCCAGCAAGACCGCAAGATGGCCTCGATCCTGGGGATCAATACCGACCGCGTGATTTCCTACGTATTCATCATCGGTGCCGCGATGGCGGCCCTGGCCGGCGTGCTGATCACCATGAACTACGGCACGTTCGACTTCTATGCCGGATTCATCATTGGCATCAAGGCATTCACCGCAGCGGTCCTCGGCGGGATCGGCTCATTGCCGGGGGCGATGCTCGGCGGGATCATTCTCGGGATCTCCGAGTCGCTGTTCTCGGGCCTGGTCAACTCGGACTACAAAGACGTCTTCAGCTTCTCGCTGCTCGTTCTCGTTCTGGTCTTTCGGCCCCAAGGCCTGCTCGGCCGTCCTCTTGTGTCGAAGGTGTAA
- the amaB gene encoding L-piperidine-6-carboxylate dehydrogenase, whose amino-acid sequence MVAALLDRLGVNPALYQGGTQPVHSPIDGSRIGAVNWEGAAEVEQQVSRAEHAFDLWRQVPAPRRGELVRQFGDLLREYKADLGELVSWEAGKITQEGLGEVQEMIDICDFAVGLSRQLYGLTIASERPGHHMRESWHPLGVVGVISAFNFPVAVWAWNTTLALVCGNSVIWKPSEKTPLTALACQALFERVLKNFSDAPPYLSQVIIGGRDAGEALVDDPRVALISATGSTRMGREVAPKVAARFARSILELGGNNAMILAPSADLDMAVRAILFSAVGTAGQRCTTLRRLIAHESVKEEIVTRLKAAYSKVRIGHPLEGNLVGPLIDKHSFDGMQDALEQALSEGGKVFGGKRQLEDQFPNAYYVSPAIVEMPEQSDVVRHETFAPILYVVGYKDFAEALHLNNAVPQGLSSCIFTTDVREAEQFMSAVGSDCGIANVNIGPSGAEIGGAFGGEKETGGGRESGSDAWRGYMRRQTNTVNYSLELPLAQGITFD is encoded by the coding sequence ATGGTTGCTGCATTGCTTGATCGTCTGGGCGTTAATCCGGCTTTGTACCAGGGCGGCACACAGCCGGTGCATTCCCCTATCGATGGCAGCCGCATCGGCGCCGTGAACTGGGAAGGCGCCGCTGAAGTCGAGCAGCAGGTCAGCCGTGCCGAACACGCCTTCGACCTGTGGCGCCAGGTGCCGGCCCCGCGTCGCGGCGAGCTGGTGCGTCAATTCGGCGACCTGCTGCGTGAATACAAGGCCGACCTCGGCGAGCTGGTGTCGTGGGAAGCCGGCAAGATCACCCAGGAAGGCCTGGGTGAAGTGCAAGAGATGATCGACATCTGCGACTTCGCCGTCGGCCTGTCCCGCCAGTTGTACGGCCTGACCATCGCCTCCGAGCGTCCGGGCCACCACATGCGTGAATCCTGGCATCCGCTGGGCGTGGTCGGGGTGATCAGTGCGTTCAACTTCCCCGTCGCGGTCTGGGCCTGGAACACCACGCTGGCCCTGGTCTGCGGCAACTCGGTGATCTGGAAACCCTCGGAAAAGACCCCGCTCACCGCCCTGGCGTGCCAGGCGCTGTTCGAGCGCGTGTTGAAGAACTTCAGCGACGCACCGCCGTATCTGAGCCAGGTGATTATCGGCGGCCGCGATGCCGGTGAAGCCCTGGTGGACGACCCGCGCGTGGCCTTGATCAGCGCCACCGGCAGCACCCGCATGGGCCGTGAAGTGGCGCCGAAAGTCGCCGCGCGCTTCGCCCGCAGCATCCTTGAACTGGGCGGTAACAACGCGATGATCCTGGCGCCGAGCGCCGACCTGGACATGGCCGTGCGCGCCATCCTGTTCAGCGCCGTCGGCACTGCCGGCCAGCGTTGCACCACCCTGCGCCGGCTGATCGCCCACGAGTCGGTGAAGGAAGAGATTGTCACCCGCCTCAAGGCCGCCTATTCGAAAGTGCGCATCGGCCATCCGCTGGAAGGCAACCTGGTCGGGCCACTGATCGACAAGCACAGCTTCGACGGTATGCAGGACGCGCTGGAGCAGGCCTTGAGCGAAGGCGGTAAGGTGTTTGGCGGTAAACGTCAGTTGGAAGACCAGTTCCCGAATGCCTATTACGTCTCGCCAGCCATCGTCGAGATGCCCGAGCAGAGTGATGTGGTGCGCCACGAAACCTTCGCACCGATCCTGTACGTGGTTGGCTACAAGGACTTTGCCGAGGCCCTGCACTTGAACAATGCCGTGCCCCAGGGCCTGTCGTCCTGCATCTTCACCACCGATGTGCGTGAAGCCGAGCAGTTCATGTCGGCGGTGGGCAGCGACTGCGGCATCGCCAACGTCAACATCGGCCCGAGCGGCGCGGAAATCGGCGGCGCATTCGGTGGCGAAAAAGAAACCGGCGGCGGTCGCGAATCCGGCTCCGACGCCTGGCGCGGCTACATGCGCCGCCAGACCAACACCGTGAACTACTCGCTGGAGTTGCCGTTGGCCCAGGGGATTACCTTCGACTGA